A stretch of the bacterium genome encodes the following:
- a CDS encoding GIY-YIG nuclease family protein: protein MASIKTTPVKEWLVYILKCKDGSYYTGITNDLAKRLKAHTAGTASKYTRSRLPVKVVYREILPTKGRALSRELEIKKLSRVQKTILIKALIQK, encoded by the coding sequence GTGGCATCAATTAAAACCACCCCAGTAAAAGAATGGCTGGTTTACATTCTGAAGTGCAAGGATGGAAGCTACTACACCGGCATTACCAATGATCTGGCCAAACGTTTAAAAGCCCACACTGCGGGCACCGCGTCCAAATACACCAGATCAAGACTGCCGGTAAAGGTTGTGTATCGGGAAATATTGCCAACCAAAGGCCGGGCCCTGAGCCGGGAGCTGGAAATCAAAAAACTATCCCGGGTGCAAAAAACTATTTTAATAAAAGCCTTGATACAAAAGTAA